The following are encoded together in the Lathyrus oleraceus cultivar Zhongwan6 chromosome 3, CAAS_Psat_ZW6_1.0, whole genome shotgun sequence genome:
- the LOC127129826 gene encoding uncharacterized protein LOC127129826 produces the protein MSQQSNSSSSKNMSGSPSVEPSNPNKEDPVADSANTPHARRPKETVSGFSSTIALEERTKEGSRYVHNAIATMVTGILSGNHKFLGVSIPLNTIEPDSVAYQENTESLGKNISDDVEQTDAHKESNVDKPLDNVAGEEVHVTHDVSDNPNCEAKTVDLEEFSDNELLSSVLPSIAKSVRTRREKKTVAQRSPRKKIDVPTSSKTKVAIESSLKRKSWKYVYQKRLALERELAQNVLDCKDIMDLIQDTGLMKTVTQFSKCYEILVKEFIVNLSEECADGKSKEFRKVYVRGKCVNFSPSVINKYLGRPDVAQPELEIGAANWVPTNHKSTVVVMLGKFIYAVGTKANFDYGSYIFDQTLKHAGSFSVKGHIAFPSLIYGIVLNQFPNILTENDYVKKRDSPMSFNHKLFLGTHVPDIVMATGETSRVSNQPGKVVVIAMLKETCRELEARKLNLEKLISTLEMTEGDVLGEAVANAEEAERQGEEGEADASFDDGTDNDADSESDD, from the exons ATGTCTCAACAATCCAACTCATCTTCTTCCAAGAACATGTCTGGTTCTCCTAGCGTTGAACCAAGCAACCCTAACAAAGAAGATCCTGTTGCTGACTCTGCGAATACCCcacatgcaagaagacctaaagaaactgTATCAGGCTTCTCCTCAACCATCGCTCTTGAGGAACGAACCAAAGAAGGTTCCAGGTATGTTCACAATGCCATTGCCACTATGGTGACTGGAATACTGTCTGGAAATCATAAGTTCCTTGGGGTTTCCATTCCCTTAAACACTATTGAACCTGATAGTGTTGCTTATCAAGAAAATACTGAGTCTTTAGGAAAGAATATCTCTGATGATGTTGAGCAAACGGATGCTCATAAGGAGTCAAATGTTGACAAACCCTTAGATAATGTGGCTGGTGAGGAAGTTCATGTCACTcatgatgtcagtgacaaccctaactGTGAGGCTAAAACAGTAGACCTGGAGGAATTTTCTGATAATGAGCTGTTGTCCTCAGTCctccctagcatagccaaaagtgttaggactaggagagaaaagAAAACTGTGGCTCAAAGGTCCCCCAGAAAGAAGATTGATGTTCCAACCTCTTCCAAGACAAAGGTGGCAATCGAGAGTTCCCTCAAGAGGAAAAG TTGGAAATATGTTTATCAAAAGAGGCTGGCTTTGGAAAGGGAATTAGCTCAGAATGTCCTAGACTGTAAGGATATTATGGACCTTATTCAAGATACTGGTTTAATGAAGACTGTGACTCAGTTCTCAAAGTGCTATGAGATATTGGTAAAGGAATTTATTGTTAATTTGTCTGAAGAATGTGCTGATGGCAAGTCTAAGGAATTCAGGAAAGTGTATGTGAGAGGCAAGTGTGTAAATTTCTCTCCCTCAGTGATCAACAAGTACTTGGGAAGGCCTGATGTagctcaacctgagcttgag ATTGGAGCTGCTAATTGGGTTCCCACCAATCATAAATCTACAGTTGTTGTAATGCTTGGAAAGTTTATAtatgctgttggaaccaaagccAATTTTGACTATGGCTCCTATATTTTTGATCAAACTTTGAAGCATGCAGgaagcttcagtgtgaagggTCATATAGCCTTTCCTTCTCTCATCTATGGTATTGTTTTGAACCAGTTTCCAAACATTTTAACAGAGAATGATTATGTGAAGAAAAGAGACAGCCCTATGTCCTTCAATCATAAGTTGTTCCTAGGTACccatgtccctgacattgtcatgGCAACAGGTGAGACATCACGTGTAAGCAATCAGCCAGGTAAAGTTGTTGTCATTGCAATGCTCAAAGAAACTTGCAGGGAGTTAGAGGCAAGGAAGTTGAACTTGGAAAAATTGATTAGCACTTTGGAGATGACTGAAGGTGATGTGCTTGGTGAAGCTGTTGCTAATGCAGAAGAAGCTGAAAGACAAGGTGAAGAGGGAGAAGCAGATGCCAGTTTTGATGATGGCACAGATAATGATGCTGACTCTGAGTCAGATGACTAG